From Veillonella dispar, one genomic window encodes:
- a CDS encoding carboxymuconolactone decarboxylase family protein: MSKSEFAQAYTERMFPDIAAPAGYIDPEFEVLFDNFAFDEVITEEGRNVPAKDRFLAILATLVGVSAVDEYALMLPAALNFGLIPDEVIELLYQAVPYLGIGRVRPFFKVTNKIFDYRGETVVDPSRSTITATSRLEKGVEKQVEIFGESVRHSYEEGPEDTRHIKKWLANMFGDYYTRKGLSVAHREMITFCFLAAQGGCEPQLKAHVEGNLNVGNSKQYLINIASQCVPYIGYPRTLNALRCIQDGYTAWEAKQ; encoded by the coding sequence ATGTCTAAATCTGAATTTGCTCAAGCCTATACGGAGCGCATGTTCCCTGATATTGCAGCCCCTGCAGGTTATATTGACCCTGAGTTTGAAGTATTGTTTGATAATTTTGCCTTTGACGAAGTTATTACCGAAGAGGGTCGCAATGTGCCTGCAAAGGATCGTTTTTTGGCTATCCTTGCCACATTAGTGGGTGTATCTGCCGTCGATGAATATGCGTTGATGCTACCAGCAGCACTTAACTTTGGCTTGATTCCCGATGAAGTGATAGAGCTCCTGTATCAAGCTGTGCCATATCTTGGCATCGGTCGTGTGCGTCCATTCTTTAAGGTCACAAATAAGATTTTTGACTATCGCGGGGAAACTGTTGTAGATCCGTCTCGTAGTACAATTACTGCCACATCTCGTCTTGAAAAGGGCGTAGAAAAACAGGTGGAAATCTTTGGTGAATCTGTACGTCATTCTTACGAAGAAGGCCCTGAAGATACACGTCACATCAAAAAGTGGCTTGCTAATATGTTCGGCGACTATTACACGCGTAAAGGATTGAGCGTGGCTCACCGTGAAATGATTACTTTCTGTTTCTTGGCTGCTCAAGGTGGCTGTGAACCTCAGCTGAAGGCTCACGTAGAAGGCAATTTGAACGTAGGCAACAGCAAGCAATATTTGATTAACATCGCATCCCAATGCGTGCCGTACATCGGTTATCCTCGTACATTGAATGCCCTTCGTTGCATTCAAGATGGCTACACCGCATGGGAAGCTAAACAATAA
- the pgtP gene encoding phosphoglycerate transporter protein PgtP yields MSIFSPAPHIERLPEGQIDSTYKRLRKEVFAGTFIGYATFYLIRQNFSLAVPYMIAEYGYTKADLGIVMTLLSVAYGISKFVMGNASDRSNPKYFSTVGLLLSALVMLLFGTLPGVLSSIPIMCVLAFLNGWFQGMGYPPYAKNMVTWFSRSERGAWWSWWNVSHNLGGGIIAPLATLGIYLFGTWHSIFFFPALISIVLAVVTFFLLKDTPQSCGLPPIEEYKHETVAAEVNDENKTTFKEIFYKYILHNKYLWYLAIANIFVYFIRYGVVSWAPTYLTAVKGFTKEGSRWAYFLYEWAGIPGMLVSGYLSDRVFRGRRAPATICFMLFVILAILVYWFNPAGNILIDNLALIAIGFLIYGPVMMIGLQAADMVPRVATGGATGLTGLLGYLIGSAGAGAFMGLMVDLYGWDGGFVALVGACILAIVFLLLTLGDKSQAKE; encoded by the coding sequence ATGTCGATTTTCTCTCCAGCTCCTCATATTGAACGATTACCAGAGGGGCAAATCGATTCCACCTACAAACGTCTTCGCAAAGAAGTCTTTGCAGGTACTTTTATTGGTTATGCTACATTCTATTTAATCCGCCAAAACTTTAGTTTGGCTGTTCCGTACATGATTGCTGAGTACGGCTACACTAAAGCGGATCTTGGTATTGTCATGACCCTCTTATCCGTAGCGTACGGCATAAGTAAATTTGTCATGGGTAATGCGTCTGACCGCTCTAACCCAAAATACTTCTCCACAGTAGGTCTATTGCTCAGTGCTTTAGTTATGTTATTATTCGGCACCTTACCTGGTGTTTTAAGCAGTATTCCTATCATGTGCGTGCTCGCCTTCTTAAATGGTTGGTTCCAAGGTATGGGCTATCCTCCATATGCGAAAAATATGGTAACTTGGTTCTCCCGTTCTGAACGCGGTGCTTGGTGGTCTTGGTGGAACGTATCCCACAATCTTGGTGGCGGTATCATCGCACCTCTTGCTACGTTAGGTATCTATCTATTTGGTACATGGCATAGTATTTTCTTCTTCCCTGCTCTTATTTCTATCGTTTTAGCTGTGGTTACATTCTTCTTGTTGAAAGATACACCTCAATCTTGTGGCTTGCCACCTATCGAAGAATATAAACACGAAACAGTAGCAGCTGAAGTAAATGATGAAAACAAAACTACTTTCAAAGAAATCTTCTACAAATATATTTTGCATAACAAATACTTATGGTATCTTGCAATCGCAAATATCTTTGTATACTTCATCCGTTATGGCGTAGTAAGCTGGGCTCCTACTTATTTGACTGCTGTGAAAGGCTTTACAAAAGAAGGTTCCCGTTGGGCTTACTTCTTATACGAATGGGCTGGTATTCCAGGCATGCTCGTAAGTGGCTATTTGAGTGACCGCGTATTCCGCGGCCGTCGTGCTCCAGCTACCATCTGCTTCATGCTATTCGTTATCTTGGCAATCCTTGTTTACTGGTTCAACCCAGCAGGCAATATCCTTATCGATAACTTAGCACTTATCGCTATTGGCTTCCTCATCTACGGTCCTGTTATGATGATTGGCCTTCAAGCAGCAGACATGGTACCACGTGTAGCAACAGGTGGCGCTACTGGTCTTACAGGCCTTCTTGGTTACCTCATCGGTTCCGCTGGTGCTGGTGCGTTCATGGGTCTCATGGTTGACCTTTATGGTTGGGATGGCGGCTTCGTGGCCCTCGTTGGTGCATGTATCCTCGCTATCGTATTCCTACTTCTCACACTTGGTGACAAATCCCAAGCAAAAGAATAA
- a CDS encoding HigA family addiction module antitoxin, with amino-acid sequence MDKFIPTPTISEILKEEFMEPLGLSAYRLAKDIHVPVSRIQEILNGTRAISADTSLRLAKYFNVSEGYFLRLQMDVDLRTAKHSAGMEEVLSSIDHCNALEPVDCQ; translated from the coding sequence ATGGACAAGTTTATTCCAACACCTACCATCAGTGAAATATTGAAAGAAGAGTTTATGGAGCCATTAGGACTATCTGCATATCGATTAGCTAAAGATATACATGTGCCTGTTTCGCGTATTCAGGAAATCTTGAATGGGACACGAGCTATTTCAGCAGACACCTCTCTACGTTTAGCTAAATACTTTAATGTTTCTGAAGGATATTTCTTGCGGTTGCAGATGGATGTTGATTTACGTACCGCAAAGCATAGTGCAGGGATGGAGGAAGTATTAAGCTCTATTGATCATTGTAATGCATTAGAACCTGTAGACTGTCAATGA
- a CDS encoding site-2 protease family protein: MFDFNPIQILASVPAIIIIFSIYGYAEAKVATWLGDPTPSMAGRLTLSPFAHLDLIGTLCIILVGFGWPKGMAINPSYFKDPRRDMTLLAFSGPVAGLIAGFIFTFIYILLGNLNLITTQGLDMVLQYIILYSIGISLFCLIPFPPLPGFNIILPWLPVEWQMKYYQLGMVNLIFFIILINTPIISMIIRPLQQTIFKIFFAIIGTIL; encoded by the coding sequence ATGTTTGATTTTAATCCAATCCAGATATTAGCCAGTGTTCCGGCTATTATCATTATTTTCTCTATCTATGGTTATGCAGAGGCCAAGGTGGCAACGTGGTTGGGAGATCCTACACCAAGCATGGCGGGACGACTTACACTATCTCCCTTTGCGCATCTTGATTTAATCGGTACTCTCTGTATTATTCTTGTTGGCTTTGGTTGGCCAAAGGGGATGGCCATTAACCCATCTTACTTTAAAGATCCTCGCAGAGATATGACGTTGCTTGCCTTTTCTGGACCTGTAGCAGGTTTAATTGCAGGCTTTATATTTACCTTTATATATATATTACTAGGTAATCTAAACCTTATTACCACTCAAGGTCTTGATATGGTTTTGCAATATATCATCCTGTATAGCATTGGTATCTCTCTGTTCTGTTTAATTCCATTCCCTCCGTTGCCAGGGTTTAATATCATATTGCCATGGCTACCTGTGGAATGGCAGATGAAATACTATCAATTAGGGATGGTCAATTTAATTTTCTTTATCATCCTTATTAATACACCAATTATTTCTATGATTATTCGTCCATTGCAACAAACGATTTTTAAAATCTTCTTTGCCATCATTGGGACGATTTTATAA
- a CDS encoding nitroreductase — protein MNTLECIKTRHSTRKFKADQVSRELIDQVLDAGRRAPSGGNTQLTHFMVITNQNVLNELVTLVQEEYGKMPITENTLPYMVNIIKMSAEGKFVFNYGAPVLIVLASKPSYANNFADVSCAMQNMMLACNELDLGSCWVNQIRHLQDNERIQAKMRELGLGEDEKVYASLAIGYPDLPNGLNRREIEPKGYKVTYVD, from the coding sequence ATGAACACATTAGAATGTATCAAAACTCGTCATAGTACGCGTAAATTTAAGGCAGATCAAGTATCTCGTGAGCTTATCGACCAAGTACTCGACGCTGGTCGCCGTGCCCCATCTGGTGGCAATACACAATTAACACATTTCATGGTCATCACAAACCAAAATGTGCTCAACGAACTAGTAACACTTGTACAAGAGGAATACGGGAAAATGCCGATTACAGAAAATACATTACCTTACATGGTGAATATCATCAAAATGTCCGCAGAAGGCAAGTTTGTATTTAACTATGGCGCGCCTGTACTTATCGTATTGGCTAGCAAACCAAGTTATGCCAACAACTTTGCTGACGTGTCATGTGCAATGCAAAACATGATGCTTGCTTGCAACGAGCTCGACCTTGGCAGCTGCTGGGTTAACCAAATCCGCCATCTTCAAGACAACGAACGCATCCAAGCTAAAATGCGTGAGCTAGGCCTTGGAGAAGACGAAAAAGTCTACGCTAGCTTGGCTATCGGCTATCCAGACTTACCAAACGGCCTTAACCGCCGTGAAATCGAGCCAAAAGGCTACAAAGTGACATATGTAGATTAA
- a CDS encoding DUF554 domain-containing protein, whose amino-acid sequence MIGLGTAINIGLIIAGSLCGLAFGRFMKENLKQTLMMVSGIIVLLLGMSGAMQYMLVIVNGTIQTTGPMLMIISMVAGAVIGELIDLNRWITVFGDWVKAKTGNTGDPQFTHAFITASLTFTVGAMGVLGSIQDGLTGNYQTLLLKGILDGIIVMVMVSSMGKGALFSFIPVGITQWIITAMAHIAAPLMTPSAIDNLSYVGSILIFCVGIDLIWPGKIRIANLLPAIFVAMGLTFLL is encoded by the coding sequence ATGATTGGTTTGGGCACGGCCATTAACATTGGCCTTATCATAGCCGGTAGCTTGTGCGGTCTCGCATTCGGCCGGTTTATGAAAGAAAATTTGAAACAGACGCTCATGATGGTGAGCGGTATTATTGTTCTCCTCCTCGGGATGAGCGGTGCTATGCAGTATATGCTAGTCATCGTGAACGGAACGATACAAACGACGGGGCCTATGCTGATGATCATTAGCATGGTGGCAGGCGCCGTAATTGGTGAGCTCATCGACCTTAATCGTTGGATCACGGTATTTGGTGACTGGGTAAAAGCCAAAACTGGTAACACTGGTGATCCGCAGTTTACGCACGCCTTTATTACGGCATCCCTTACGTTTACAGTGGGAGCCATGGGCGTACTCGGTTCTATTCAAGACGGCTTAACGGGTAATTACCAAACGCTCTTATTAAAAGGTATCCTCGACGGTATCATCGTTATGGTTATGGTATCCTCTATGGGGAAGGGCGCGTTGTTCTCCTTTATTCCTGTAGGGATTACTCAATGGATTATTACCGCTATGGCACACATCGCAGCACCGTTGATGACACCGAGTGCCATCGATAACCTATCCTACGTGGGCTCTATTCTGATCTTCTGCGTCGGTATTGACCTCATCTGGCCTGGTAAAATCCGTATTGCGAACCTATTACCAGCCATCTTTGTAGCTATGGGGCTTACATTCTTGCTCTAA
- a CDS encoding (2Fe-2S)-binding protein encodes MDFEENQVPEAILDKLIKVCTCRSITRKTIKEAILNGAHTFPEVKEATRAGTGACGGKGCGPRIVKLLAEMKEQGKI; translated from the coding sequence ATGGATTTTGAAGAAAACCAAGTGCCAGAGGCAATTCTGGACAAGCTTATAAAGGTGTGTACATGCCGTAGCATTACACGTAAAACGATTAAGGAAGCCATTTTGAATGGTGCTCATACATTTCCTGAGGTAAAAGAGGCAACACGTGCTGGCACGGGTGCTTGCGGTGGTAAAGGCTGTGGACCTCGTATTGTAAAGCTTTTAGCAGAAATGAAAGAGCAAGGTAAAATTTAA
- a CDS encoding type II toxin-antitoxin system RelE/ParE family toxin, producing MIIGFKDKETEKVYHQSFSKRFSPFIQRLALRKLILLDNAESIQDLRWPPGNRLELLQGNRFGQYSLRINSQYRLCFKVKDINSFYDVEIIDYH from the coding sequence ATGATTATCGGATTTAAAGATAAGGAAACAGAAAAGGTTTACCATCAGAGTTTTTCTAAACGCTTTTCACCGTTTATACAAAGATTAGCTCTTCGTAAGCTAATATTATTAGATAATGCTGAATCGATACAGGATTTAAGGTGGCCACCTGGTAACCGATTAGAGTTATTGCAAGGCAATCGCTTTGGCCAGTATAGTTTACGGATTAATAGCCAGTATAGATTATGTTTTAAAGTGAAAGATATTAATAGTTTTTATGATGTAGAAATTATAGATTATCATTAA
- a CDS encoding MarR family winged helix-turn-helix transcriptional regulator: MAEIGVLEGYKHKEDVPDAEYMKLENQLSFPLYVVAKEIVNAYRSHLDPLNLTYTQYIVMMALWQYGDLSVKELGQVLRLDSGTLTPLLKKLEAKAFLKRKRSRQDERVVMVTLTDTGKALRDEAVHIPRRLSEAAGPIFDVEETRQMRMLLNKLLEAIDNANARTAEKLKR, encoded by the coding sequence ATGGCAGAAATTGGCGTACTCGAAGGTTACAAACATAAAGAAGACGTACCTGATGCAGAGTACATGAAATTAGAAAACCAATTGAGCTTCCCACTTTATGTAGTGGCGAAGGAAATTGTTAATGCATATCGCAGTCACTTAGATCCGTTAAATTTGACATATACTCAATACATCGTAATGATGGCATTGTGGCAATATGGTGATTTGTCCGTTAAAGAACTAGGCCAAGTATTGCGCCTTGATTCTGGTACATTAACACCACTTTTAAAGAAATTAGAAGCAAAAGCATTCTTAAAGCGTAAACGCAGCCGCCAAGATGAACGCGTAGTAATGGTAACCCTTACTGATACAGGTAAAGCATTACGTGATGAAGCAGTTCATATACCACGTCGCTTGTCTGAAGCTGCAGGCCCGATTTTTGACGTTGAAGAAACCCGTCAAATGCGTATGTTGCTTAACAAATTGTTAGAAGCAATCGATAACGCTAATGCTAGAACAGCAGAGAAGCTTAAGCGCTAA
- a CDS encoding Spx/MgsR family RNA polymerase-binding regulatory protein, translated as MLFVEYPKCTTCKKAKKFLDDHNIKYTDRDIKSENPTAEEIAAWYPQSGKDLKAFFNTSGMIYREQQLKDKLPNLSEEEKLALLASNGMLVKRPILVLEDKVLVGFKEAEWIEALKL; from the coding sequence ATGTTATTTGTTGAATATCCTAAATGCACAACATGCAAAAAAGCAAAGAAATTCTTAGATGATCATAATATTAAATACACAGATCGTGACATTAAGTCTGAAAATCCTACAGCTGAAGAAATTGCTGCGTGGTATCCACAATCTGGTAAAGATTTAAAAGCATTCTTCAATACATCTGGTATGATTTATCGTGAACAACAATTGAAGGATAAATTACCAAACCTTAGCGAAGAAGAAAAACTCGCTTTATTAGCATCCAATGGTATGCTTGTGAAACGTCCTATCTTGGTTCTTGAAGACAAAGTACTCGTTGGCTTTAAAGAAGCAGAATGGATTGAGGCGTTGAAGCTCTAA
- a CDS encoding DNA-3-methyladenine glycosylase I yields MATCEWPTTPLYQAYHDHEWGRPIHDDRLQFEHLCLESLQCGLSWLTILNKRDIIRGCFNYFDIDAVATYGESDIERIMQTEGMLKSRPKIEAIINNAFAFKRIQDEFGSFCNYIWAFTDNKTIIYESHPDGHVPAKNGLSTRISKDLKKRGFKFVGPVTIYSHLQASGLINDHGKDCPCFDEINKTADIARLPADAED; encoded by the coding sequence CATGAGTGGGGCCGTCCTATTCATGATGACCGATTGCAGTTTGAGCATCTCTGTCTTGAAAGCCTCCAATGTGGTCTCAGTTGGCTTACGATTTTGAATAAACGAGACATTATTCGAGGATGCTTTAATTACTTTGATATTGATGCGGTTGCTACTTATGGTGAAAGCGACATCGAACGGATTATGCAGACTGAGGGCATGCTCAAGTCTCGCCCTAAAATTGAGGCTATCATCAATAATGCTTTTGCTTTTAAACGTATTCAAGATGAATTTGGTTCGTTTTGCAACTATATCTGGGCTTTCACAGATAATAAAACTATTATTTATGAAAGCCACCCCGATGGGCATGTGCCAGCAAAGAATGGTCTGTCTACGCGGATTAGTAAGGACCTGAAGAAGCGCGGGTTTAAGTTTGTAGGCCCCGTTACTATTTATTCCCATCTGCAAGCCAGTGGCCTTATCAACGATCACGGTAAGGACTGTCCTTGTTTTGATGAGATTAATAAGACCGCAGATATTGCTCGATTGCCTGCAGACGCTGAGGATTAA